In one Trueperaceae bacterium genomic region, the following are encoded:
- a CDS encoding ABC transporter ATP-binding protein — MPNNERILEVIDLKTYFDTDEGTVKAVDGVSFHLNKGETLAVVGESGSGKSVMSLSMMRLIPTPPGRIAGGKIMFEGKDLVTKTEREMRRIRGNDISMIFQEPMTSLNPVYTVGDQIAEAIVLHQGKSYREAMKLAAEMLDLVGIPEPGKRVKNFPHQMSGGMRQRVMIAMALSCGPKLLIADEPTTALDVTIQAQILDLMRKLQNEIGMSILFITHDLGVVAEMADRAVVMYAGRAVEEADVHDIFADPKMPYTLGLLNSIPRVDRGREHQERLQAIPGNVPNPLNLPQGCAFHPRCRFVQDKCKVAIPPLDDTGGGHMVRCVRWQELDLKAEIPA, encoded by the coding sequence ATGCCCAACAATGAGCGGATCCTTGAGGTGATCGACCTCAAGACCTACTTCGACACCGACGAGGGCACGGTCAAAGCCGTCGATGGGGTGAGCTTCCACCTCAACAAGGGCGAGACCTTGGCCGTCGTCGGTGAGTCGGGCTCCGGCAAGTCGGTGATGAGCCTGTCCATGATGCGCCTCATCCCCACCCCGCCGGGCCGCATCGCCGGCGGGAAGATCATGTTCGAGGGGAAGGACCTCGTCACCAAGACCGAGCGCGAGATGAGGCGCATCCGCGGCAACGACATCTCCATGATCTTCCAGGAGCCGATGACCAGCCTCAACCCGGTCTACACGGTGGGCGACCAGATCGCCGAGGCCATCGTGCTCCACCAGGGCAAGTCGTACCGCGAGGCGATGAAGCTGGCCGCCGAGATGCTCGACCTGGTCGGCATCCCCGAGCCGGGCAAGCGCGTCAAGAACTTCCCGCACCAGATGTCGGGCGGCATGCGCCAGCGCGTCATGATCGCCATGGCGCTGTCGTGCGGGCCGAAGCTGCTCATCGCCGACGAGCCCACGACGGCGCTCGACGTGACCATCCAGGCGCAGATCCTCGACCTGATGCGCAAGCTGCAGAACGAGATCGGCATGTCCATCCTCTTCATCACGCACGACCTCGGCGTGGTGGCGGAGATGGCCGACCGCGCGGTGGTCATGTACGCGGGGCGCGCCGTCGAGGAGGCCGACGTGCACGACATCTTCGCCGACCCGAAGATGCCTTACACCCTCGGCCTGCTCAACTCGATCCCGCGCGTTGACCGCGGCAGGGAGCACCAGGAGCGGCTCCAGGCCATCCCCGGCAACGTCCCCAACCCCCTCAACCTCCCGCAGGGCTGCGCCTTCCACCCGCGTTGCCGCTTCGTGCAGGACAAGTGCAAGGTGGCCATCCCGCCCCTCGACGACACCGGCGGCGGCCACATGGTTCGCTGCGTAAGGTGGCAGGAACTCGACCTCAAAGC